One Scophthalmus maximus strain ysfricsl-2021 chromosome 1, ASM2237912v1, whole genome shotgun sequence genomic region harbors:
- the stx12l gene encoding syntaxin-12 produces the protein MSSMRADSSWSQPRDTSSLVQACTFNIQKINHNSGQIKHLLLQLGTRQETSGLQERLQQLQHYTNQLAKETNRHLKELGARPPPLSPSEQRQQKLQRERLMSDFSAALNNFQAVQRSATEKEKETVARARAGSRVTGDGGNVSETLVTFEKEDEWSQTQTEEPVVTEEDLELIKERETNIRQMEADIMDVNQIFKDLAVMIHDQGDMIDSIEANVESAEVHVDRGAVQLQKASYHQRKSRKRMCMLAMVMSLVLTILIIIIWQALK, from the exons ATGTCCTCGATGAGAGCAGACAGCAGCTGGTCCCAGCCACGGGACACGAGCAGCCTGGTCCAGGCCTGTACCTTCAACATCCAGAAGATCAACCACAACT CTGGTCAGATCAAACATCTCCTCCTTCAACTGGGGACGAGACAGGAAACCTCAGGGCTCCAGGAGCGGCT ccagcagctccagcactACACCAACCAGCTGGCTAAAGAGACCAACAGACACCTGAAGGAGCTCGGCGCTCGGCCCCCACCTCTGTCTCCATCAGAGCAg aGGCAGCAGAAGCTGCAGAGGGAGCGCTTGATGAGCGACTTCTCCGCGGCCCTCAACAACTTCCAGGCGGTGCAGCGCAGCGCCactgagaaagagaaggagacggTGGCCAGAGCTCGAGCCGGATCCAGAGTCACG GGAGACGGAGGAAATGTGAGCGAAACGCTGGTTACGTTTGAAAA GGAAGATGAGTGGAGTCAGACTCAGACTGAGGAGCCCGTCGTCACAGAGGAGGACCTGGAGCTCatcaaggagagagagaccaacATCAGGCAGATGGAG GCCGACATCATGGACGTGAACCAGATCTTCAAGGACCTGGCCGTGATGATCCACGACCAGGGAGATATGATCG ACAGCATCGAGGCCAACGTGGAGAGCGCTGAGGTGCATGTGGACAGAGGAGCGGTGCAGCTGCAGAAGGCGTCTTATCACCAG AGGAAGTCCCGTAAGAGGATGTGCATGTTGGCCATGGTGATGTCGCTGGTGctcaccatcctcatcatcatcatctggcAGGCCCTCAAATGA